In the genome of Armatimonadota bacterium, one region contains:
- a CDS encoding sulfatase-like hydrolase/transferase, which produces MPSSDSNRPNVIVILTDDQGAWAMGCAGNPEIRTPNLDRIAATGVRFSNFFCVSPVCSPARASLLTGRIPSQHGVHDWIRAGNSTTEPEREGALIEYLAGQPAYTDFLAQAGYTCGISGKWHVGDSHHPQKGFSFWEVHARGGSSYYNAPMIHDGEVYEEPRYISDAITDTALGFLDAQRGQEAPFYLSLHFTAPHSPWGRDEHPHDIYDEYHANCAFDSIPFEPMHPWQINSAPGGWDEHSRRSVLSGYFAAVTAMDLNVGRVLDWLEREGLREKTLIFFTSDNGMNMGHHGLYGKGNASMPLNLFDTSVKVPALISHPGRVPQGIVCDHLLSHYDFMPTLLEYVGLENPDAAALPGRSFAPLLRGECFEGDERVVVYDEYGPARMVRTREWKYIHRYPYGPHELYHLAEDPDERTNLLHDDSCAAVLAELRASLEAWFVQYADPKRDGARQAVVGTGQIGLVGPGNGGQEAFFDGWKYLSEDGEKPRRDFPVFS; this is translated from the coding sequence ATGCCCAGTTCCGACTCGAACCGGCCGAACGTGATCGTGATTCTCACCGATGATCAAGGCGCGTGGGCCATGGGCTGCGCCGGAAACCCTGAGATTCGAACGCCCAACCTGGACCGGATCGCTGCCACGGGTGTGCGGTTCAGCAACTTCTTCTGCGTGTCTCCGGTCTGCTCTCCTGCACGGGCGTCGCTTCTCACCGGACGCATCCCTTCACAACACGGGGTCCATGATTGGATACGTGCCGGGAACTCTACCACGGAGCCGGAGCGCGAAGGGGCATTGATCGAATACCTTGCAGGACAGCCGGCATACACCGACTTCCTGGCGCAGGCTGGGTACACCTGCGGGATCAGCGGCAAGTGGCACGTGGGCGATTCCCACCACCCGCAGAAGGGCTTCAGTTTCTGGGAAGTTCACGCCCGCGGCGGCAGTTCGTACTACAACGCGCCGATGATCCACGATGGGGAAGTCTACGAAGAGCCCCGGTACATCAGCGACGCCATCACCGACACCGCCTTGGGCTTTCTTGACGCCCAGCGAGGACAGGAAGCTCCCTTCTACCTGAGTCTCCATTTTACTGCGCCCCACAGCCCCTGGGGGCGCGATGAGCACCCGCACGACATTTACGACGAGTACCATGCCAACTGCGCCTTCGACTCAATTCCCTTCGAACCGATGCACCCGTGGCAGATCAACTCCGCCCCGGGGGGCTGGGATGAACACAGCCGGCGGTCTGTGTTGAGCGGGTATTTTGCAGCGGTCACTGCGATGGACCTGAACGTGGGGCGCGTGTTGGACTGGCTGGAACGCGAGGGGCTGCGCGAGAAAACCCTGATCTTCTTTACCAGCGACAATGGGATGAACATGGGGCATCACGGCCTGTACGGCAAGGGCAACGCCTCCATGCCCCTGAACCTGTTCGACACTTCCGTGAAGGTGCCTGCGCTCATCAGTCATCCTGGCCGCGTTCCGCAGGGCATAGTGTGTGACCACCTTCTGAGCCACTACGATTTCATGCCTACGCTGCTGGAGTACGTCGGCCTGGAGAACCCTGACGCTGCCGCGCTGCCGGGCAGAAGTTTCGCGCCGCTGCTGCGTGGTGAGTGCTTCGAGGGTGATGAGCGAGTGGTGGTTTACGACGAGTATGGGCCGGCGAGGATGGTGCGGACGCGTGAGTGGAAGTATATCCACCGGTATCCGTATGGGCCCCACGAACTCTATCACCTGGCCGAGGACCCGGATGAGCGGACCAATCTCCTGCACGACGATAGCTGTGCAGCGGTGCTGGCCGAGTTGCGTGCAAGCCTCGAAGCGTGGTTCGTGCAATACGCAGACCCGAAGCGTGACGGCGCGCGGCAGGCAGTTGTGGGCACGGGGCAGATCGGACTCGTCGGACCGGGGAATGGGGGACAGGAGGCCTTCTTCGACGGGTGGAAGTATCTCTCGGAAGACGGCGAGAAGCCTCGCAGAGACTTCCCCGTCTTTTCCTAG
- a CDS encoding ribonuclease J produces the protein MASNNSQSPLRIISLGGIGRMGKNMTLFEQRDEILIVDCGLMFPGDDTPGIDLIIPDMTYVLENAERVAGVILTHGHEDHTGGLPFLLEQMPALVWGTPLTLGLLGNRLSEFSPQDGTELIPMQDGERVQIGSFEIDVVRVNHSVRDGCGLGIHTDQGLVVHTGDFKFDQTPVGGLGPDFHTLASFGQQDPLALLVDCTNVEKPGFAGSESEVAQTFARLFSEAEGRVIVTSFASHIARIEQVFQQSAACGRRVAVSGRSMARNIETARALGLLDIPPGSEIPIDIAAEMLPREVTILATGSQGEPFSALTRMASGDHKWVKIGEGDTVILSASMIPGNEDMILRNVDNLFRAGAQVIYGPDQGVHVSGHGGREEIKLMLSLTRPRYVIPIHGNYRHLVLGKRLAVEMGVPEENVLLMDAGNSYEFRRGKAVRWRNVPAGSVNVDGLGVGDVGDVVIADRQALAESGIVLPVVALDAETGELLGGPEIYSRGFVYMNEADEIINELKDVVLLAYEEMAEQGKVDPEELYDRLRSVVGRRINALTGRRPMVLPVILPIGQTDEYVDDGEPVAAPEDEDADY, from the coding sequence ATGGCATCCAACAACAGCCAGTCTCCCTTGCGCATTATCTCTCTCGGCGGCATCGGCCGCATGGGCAAGAACATGACGCTGTTCGAGCAGCGAGACGAGATTCTTATCGTCGACTGCGGCCTCATGTTCCCCGGCGATGACACACCGGGTATCGACCTGATTATCCCCGACATGACCTACGTGCTCGAGAACGCCGAGCGCGTCGCAGGCGTAATCCTCACCCACGGGCACGAGGACCACACGGGCGGCCTGCCTTTCTTGCTGGAGCAGATGCCGGCCCTGGTCTGGGGAACACCGCTCACCCTCGGACTTCTGGGCAACCGGCTCTCGGAGTTCAGCCCCCAGGACGGCACAGAGCTCATCCCTATGCAGGACGGGGAGCGGGTTCAGATCGGCAGCTTCGAGATCGACGTGGTGCGTGTGAACCACTCGGTGCGCGATGGCTGCGGATTGGGGATCCATACCGACCAGGGACTCGTGGTGCACACGGGAGACTTCAAGTTCGACCAGACCCCGGTGGGCGGTCTGGGACCTGATTTTCACACCCTCGCGTCTTTCGGTCAGCAGGATCCGCTGGCGCTGCTCGTGGATTGCACCAACGTGGAGAAACCCGGGTTCGCCGGGTCCGAGAGCGAGGTCGCTCAGACTTTCGCGCGGCTGTTTTCCGAGGCCGAGGGCCGGGTCATCGTCACCAGTTTTGCTTCACATATCGCGCGAATCGAGCAGGTCTTCCAGCAGTCCGCGGCGTGCGGGAGACGCGTGGCAGTTTCCGGGCGCAGCATGGCGCGCAACATTGAGACCGCGCGTGCGCTCGGTCTGCTGGACATCCCGCCGGGTTCGGAAATCCCCATCGACATCGCCGCGGAGATGCTGCCCAGGGAGGTCACAATTCTCGCCACAGGCAGCCAGGGGGAGCCCTTCAGCGCGCTCACGCGGATGGCTTCCGGCGACCACAAGTGGGTGAAGATCGGCGAGGGGGACACCGTGATCCTGTCGGCCAGCATGATCCCGGGCAATGAGGACATGATCCTGCGCAACGTTGACAATCTCTTCCGCGCTGGGGCGCAGGTCATCTACGGTCCCGACCAGGGCGTCCACGTATCCGGCCACGGGGGCCGCGAGGAGATCAAGCTCATGCTGAGCCTCACCCGGCCCCGATATGTCATCCCGATCCACGGAAACTATAGGCATCTGGTGCTCGGCAAACGGCTGGCGGTTGAGATGGGGGTGCCGGAGGAGAACGTGCTGCTGATGGACGCCGGCAACTCCTACGAGTTCCGCCGGGGCAAAGCAGTGCGGTGGCGGAATGTTCCCGCGGGCTCGGTGAACGTGGACGGTCTCGGCGTCGGTGACGTGGGCGACGTGGTGATCGCAGACCGCCAGGCACTGGCTGAAAGCGGCATTGTGCTGCCGGTTGTCGCCCTGGACGCGGAAACCGGCGAACTGCTGGGCGGGCCCGAGATCTACTCGCGAGGCTTCGTCTACATGAATGAAGCCGATGAGATCATCAACGAACTCAAAGACGTGGTGCTTTTGGCGTATGAGGAGATGGCGGAGCAGGGGAAAGTAGACCCGGAAGAGCTGTATGACCGCCTGCGCTCGGTGGTGGGGCGTCGTATCAACGCCCTGACCGGCCGGCGGCCCATGGTGCTCCCGGTGATCCTGCCGATCGGCCAGACCGACGAGTACGTGGACGATGGAGAGCCGGTGGCCGCTCCGGAGGATGAGGACGCCGATTACTGA
- a CDS encoding uracil-DNA glycosylase, translated as MLTELAEEIRVCTRCALCRRRRNAVPGEGPEEARVVFVGEGPGEQEDIQGRPFVGAAGQFLNELLSEAGIDRQDVFITNIVKCRPPGNRDPRPEEVEACSDWLVGQIAVINPRVVCTLGRSAMHALIDPHASIRREHGKPREITGMLFVPLYHPAAALHQPSLRPTLLEDMRRLRGILEQAAK; from the coding sequence GTGCTGACGGAGCTTGCCGAGGAAATCCGCGTCTGCACCCGTTGCGCCCTCTGTCGGAGACGCAGGAACGCGGTCCCCGGTGAAGGGCCCGAAGAAGCGCGGGTTGTTTTCGTCGGCGAAGGCCCCGGTGAACAGGAGGACATCCAGGGAAGGCCCTTTGTGGGGGCTGCGGGGCAGTTCCTCAATGAGCTCCTGTCTGAAGCCGGCATCGACCGTCAGGACGTGTTCATCACGAATATTGTAAAGTGCCGACCTCCGGGGAACCGCGACCCTCGGCCGGAGGAGGTTGAGGCCTGCAGTGACTGGCTCGTGGGGCAGATCGCGGTGATCAACCCGCGCGTGGTGTGTACCCTGGGGCGGTCTGCCATGCACGCGCTCATTGACCCGCACGCTTCCATCCGGCGGGAACACGGCAAGCCCCGAGAGATCACCGGAATGCTGTTCGTTCCGCTCTACCATCCAGCCGCCGCGCTCCACCAGCCGTCACTACGCCCCACGCTCCTCGAAGACATGCGCCGGCTCCGGGGCATTCTGGAGCAGGCCGCGAAGTAG